A window of Castanea sativa cultivar Marrone di Chiusa Pesio chromosome 1, ASM4071231v1 contains these coding sequences:
- the LOC142622154 gene encoding uncharacterized protein LOC142622154, which produces MTFQIFVQSLDPQIPTKTLTLTPNQTLHHLKLSLLSTQSLSSFYFTLNGKTLPDSTPLQIPQIAPLSTLILQPRLPGGGGDGGATGAESRDCYLHMYDEKKPDKVDPNEQRLSKWSNCALSNEPLREPCVIDKLGNVFNKEALVEALLGKKLPKAFGHIKGLKDMITVKLSMIPGAELDENVHDGTRFECPITGLAFNGKYKFFALRNCGHVLSAKALKEVKSSACLVCHEEFKESDKLVINGSEEEVAVLRERMEEEKVKTREKKTKKVKNGETGVNGEEGIGLEAPRLSGKKHGIDVKAVEKVSGKVEGNGKVVNGEVGVKGVGNGAVKRFKAVDLAPANATKEVYASIFTSSRKSNFKETYSCRSLPLGRN; this is translated from the coding sequence ATGACTTTCCAAATCTTCGTCCAATCCCTTGATCCCCAAATCCCCacaaaaaccctaaccctaaccccaAACCAAACCCTACACCACCTCAagctctctctcctctcaaccCAATCCCTCTCTTCCTTCTACTTCACCCTCAATGGCAAAACCCTCCCTGACTCAACCCCTCTCCAAATTCCCCAAATTGCCCCTCTCTCCACCCTTATTTTACAGCCCAGACTCCCCGGCGGAGGCGGCGATGGCGGTGCAACTGGAGCTGAGTCCCGCGACTGCTATCTCCACATGTACGACGAGAAGAAGCCTGATAAGGTTGACCCAAATGAGCAAAGGCTCTCCAAGTGGTCCAATTGTGCTCTCTCCAATGAGCCCTTGAGGGAGCCTTGTGTTATCGATAAGCTCGGTAATGTGTTCAATAAGGAAGCTTTGGTTGAGGCTTTGTTGGGGAAGAAGTTGCCCAAGGCATTTGGGCATATTAAAGGGTTGAAGGATATGATTACGGTTAAGCTGTCGATGATTCCCGGGGCGGAATTGGATGAGAATGTGCATGATGGGACGCGGTTTGAATGCCCCATTACGGGCCTTGCGTTTAATGGGAAGTATAAGTTTTTCGCATTGAGGAATTGTGGGCATGTTTTGAGTGCCAAGGCTTTGAAGGAGGTTAAGTCCTCGGCATGCCTCGTGTGCCATGAGGAGTTTAAGGAATCAGATAAGCTTGTGATCAATGGGAGCGAAGAGGAGGTGGCGGTGCTGAGGGAGAGGATGGAGGAGGAGAAGGTGAAGACGAGGgagaaaaagacaaagaagGTGAAGAATGGGGAGACGGGTGTGAATGGAGAAGAGGGTATTGGATTGGAGGCGCCGCGGTTGAGTGGTAAGAAGCATGGGATTGATGTGAAGGCTGTGGAGAAGGTTTCAGGTAAAGTGGAGGGAAATGGGAAGGTTGTGAATGGTGAGGTTGGTGTTAAGGGTGTTGGTAATGGTGCAGTGAAGCGGTTTAAGGCAGTGGATTTGGCACCGGCTAATGCTACAAAGGAAGTGTATGCGTCGATATTTACATCCTCAAGGAAGTCGAATTTTAAGGAAACATATTCTTGTAGATCACTGCCGCTTGGTAGGAACTGA